A window from Podospora bellae-mahoneyi strain CBS 112042 chromosome 1 map unlocalized CBS112042p_1, whole genome shotgun sequence encodes these proteins:
- the IQG1 gene encoding iqgap-related protein (COG:Z; BUSCO:EOG09260GF5; EggNog:ENOG503NVME) produces MPSSSSHRPHPLRQSHTADYRSSDIYRQPSTASSSASSGYSHVSSASFDLNLSRAPSAMSAASSVYSTTNPGYGHKRGQSEASHLVPSLRSSHSYSSTPTTPTPDNIYSAARQSLRPLPQVPPGTSSSTTLTPPPRAPSHRDRGYSVDIGNSRYDRGQNVDAVPSHHSRGRSVDVGRLDMASLSLSSPRERTPPTSPQPPTPPRRGSLVPATSPGAANPPTPPGHGNHRPSVVRPTSMLLTRSDTVMAPRRPSDVGIMAPPLLSAHTVAPILRPDLESLGRSSTSELRTLSKLAKSDDFNTITSATQEVVGLRGRRRLKSNRPAAKSGWENRNWMDKQRQFLQAYEYLCHIGEAKEWIEDIIQRAIPPIVELEEALRDGVTLAEVVEALNPERRFKIFRNPKLQYRHSDNIAIFFRYLDEIELPDLFRFELIDLYEKKNIPKVIHCIHALSWLLFRKGVVGFRIGNLVGQLEFEDSELEKMQRGLDKLGGAMPSFGNMGADFGVVEEVVEEETEEERVERELGEAEESVRELQAQVRGAVARMRLGEMMERLWEEEEWLVDLQSRVRGGMMREVVEWKLERERVVRQLQAAARGWLVRNGREMREREVKRAEPAVVKLQSAFRAVRARREVREKLDELDMAGGVVRDIQATFRGFLERRRIQEQLGQLDVEEGPVRDIQATVRGFLARKRMEVQQREVRQSEAPVEKLQAAVRGMLLRREVERDLIALEEAMPAITGIQAAARAALERSRVADQLEALESFEPVFTTLQAATRGKVARSTVKGIEAELKKQEPSLGLLQAHVRAGAVRREISEQLEALGEEEENIISLQSQIRGMLERNRVADVLDALAEQEESITLLQAQMRGMLCRQKQGEILDQLETNEMEIASLQGLARAMLLRGSVAEVLDELDENEAVVAEVQAAAKAFIVRAKFEEKKKFFNENMQKVVKIQSLVRAKLQGDAYKSLTGGKNPPVNAVKNFVHLLNDSDFDFNEEVEFERLRKTVVQQVRQNEMLEQYIDQLDIKIALLVKNKITLDEVVKHQHNYGGHTGTLLANSSMSSANQFDLKALNKGSRKKLESYQQLFFALQTQPQYLARLFKRLREVGTAEKECKRIELLMMSLFGYAQKRREEYYLLKLIGRAIGEEVDACNSLQDYLRGNFFWSKLLQNYTRSPRDRKYLRDLLGPLIRDNIIEDPELDLESDPMQIYRSAINNEELRTGRPSSRPLDIPRELAIKDPETKQVFIDHLRDLREICDQFLFALEDLLPRMPYGLRFVCKQIFEALRQRFQREDPVRLLNVVMNWLWKFYLQPALTAPENVGVVEKQLSPLQKRNLGEVAKVLSQMASGRQFGGDNVYLQPLNAFIAESIERLTGLTEALIAVPDAERTFDIDEYNDLYAKNKPTLYIKMADIFAIHNLIASELIHLCPNRDDMLREIMQDLGSAKHNESEMTAAGSTDIQMFLTPKLHDVADPDAEVKALFMETKRCILYIIRVQTGTNLMEILVKPITQDDEHKWQMLLRDDFSNGSNTKGAYSDANMVDVTRMSYYELKRMALENVMRLEQIGRISRHNYYQDILNAIALDIRTKSRRRVQRQRELEGVRMTLSNLHEKARYLEQQRKSYDDYIEQAMATLQNKKGKKRFLLPFTKQYNHQRELERSGRVPKFGSYKYSARALNDKGVLVSWAGIPEREWGQINLTISCDEVGVFSLEGSRGHIQIPGASALVPIEDLLQAQFEAHQFMQLFEGGCLKLNVNLLLHLVYKKFYRTQ; encoded by the exons atgccgtcgtcgtcgtcgcacAGGCCGCACCCGTTGCGCCAGTCGCACACAGCCGACTATCGCTCTTCCGATATTTACCGCCAGCCCTCGACAGCATCCTCATCTGCCTCGTCGGGCTATTCCCATGTGTCTTCTGCTTCTTTCGATCTGAATCTAAGTCGAGCCCCCAGCGCCATGTCCGCCGCGTCCAGTGTTTACTCGACCACGAACCCGGGATACGGCCACAAGAGAGGGCAAAGCGAGGCCAGCCACTTGGTTCCAAGTCTTCGTTCTTCTCATAGTTATTCCTCTAcgcccaccacaccaacaccggATAATATCTATTCGGCTGCTCGTCAATCGCTCCGACCACTCCCCCAGGTGCCACCAGGtacttcttcttcgacaacattaacaccaccaccccgcgCTCCCAGCCACCGTGACCGAGGCTATAGTGTAGACATCGGTAACAGTCGCTATGATCGGGGTCAGAATGTTGATGCCGTCCCCAGTCACCACTCCCGAGGCCGCAGCGTCGACGTCGGCAGGTTAGATATGGCCAGCCTGTCGCTATCGTCACCTCGCGAACGAAccccgccaacctcaccacaacctccaacaccaccccgccGCGGCTCCCTCGTACCAGCAACCTCGCCGGGCGCGGCAaacccaccaacacccccaggTCATGGCAACCACCGGCCCTCGGTCGTCCGTCCTACTTCGATGCTTCTGACTCGATCCGACACCGTCATGGCGCCCCGTCGACCTAGCGACGTCGGCATCATGGCCCCCCCTCTGCTGAGCGCCCACACAGTAGCACCGATTCTTAGGCCGGATCTGGAAAGTTTGGGGCGATCTTCGACCAGTGAACTACGAACATTGTCCAAGCTGGCCAAATCGGACGATTTCAATACCATCACTTCTGCCACGCAAGAGGTTGTCGGGTTGAGAGGTCGTCGCCGTTTGAAATCAAACCGGCCCGCGGCCAAGTCTGGCTGGGAAAACAGAAACTGGATGGACAAGCAGAGGCAGTTTCTGCAGGCGTACGAATACCTCTGCCACATTGGCGAAGCAAAAGAGTGGATCGAGGATATCATTCAGCGGGCGATCCCGCCGATTGTGGAATTGGAGGAAGCCCTGCGGGATGGAGTTACTCTGGCGGAAgtggtggaggcgttgaACCCGGAGAGGAGGTTCAAGATTTTTCGGAACCCGAAGCTGCAGTACCGGCACAGCGACAATATTGCGATTTTTTTTCGGTATCTGGATGAGATTGAGCTGCCGGACTTGTTTAGGTTTGAGTTGATTGACCTGtacgagaagaagaacatTCCCAAGGTGATTCACTGCATCCATGCGCtgagctggttgttgtttcggaagggggtggtggggtttaGGATTGGGAATTTGGTTGGGCAgttggagtttgaggatagcgagctggagaagatgcagagggggttggataAGCTGGGGGGGGCGATGCCTAGTTTTGGGAATATGGGGGCTGattttggggtggtggaggaggtggtggaggaggagacggaggaggaaagggtggagagggagttgggggaggcggaggagagtgTGAGGGAGTTGCAGGCGCAGGTTAGGGGGgcggtggcgaggatgaggttgggggagatgatggagaggttgtgggaggaggaggagtggttggTTGATTTGCAGAGTAGGGTtaggggggggatgatgagagaggtggtggagtggaagttggagcgggagcgggtgGTTAGGCAACTGCAGGCTGCTGCtagggggtggttggttaggaatgggagggagatgagggaaCGGGAGGTCAAGAGGGCGgagccggcggtggtgaagctGCAGAGTGCTTTTAGGGcggtgagggcgaggagggaggtgagggagaagttGGACGAGTTGGATATGGcgggtggtgtggtgagggataTTCAGGCGACGTTTagggggtttttggagaggaggaggatacaGGAGCAGCTTGGGCAgttggatgtggaggaggggccggTTAGGGATATCCAGGCGACTGTGAGGGGATttttggcgaggaagaggatggaggtgcAGCAGAGAGAGGTGAGGCAGAGCGAGGCGCCGGTGGAGAAGTTGCAGGCTGCTGTTAGGGGCATGTTGCttaggagggaggtggagagggatcTGATtgcgctggaggaggcgatgcCGGCTATTACTGGGATCCAAGCTGCTGCGAGGGCGGCGCTGGAAAGGAGCCGTGTTGCCGATCAGCTTGAGGCGCTGGAGAGTTTTGAGCCGGTTTTCACGACACTGCAGGCTGCCACCCGGGGCAAGGTCGCTAGGAGCACTGTGAAGGGGATTGAGGCTGAGCTTAAGAAACAAGAGCCAAGCCTGGGCTTGCTTCAGGCGCATGTTAGGGCTGGTGCCGTGCGGAGGGAGATCTCGGAACAGCTTGAGGCcctgggtgaggaggaggagaatatCATTTCTTTGCAGTCCCAGATCAGAGGCATGCTGGAGCGCAATCGCGTTGCGGACGTCCTCGACGCGCTCGCTGAACAGGAGGAGTCGATTACTCTGCTTCAGGCTCAGATGCGCGGGATGCTCTGCAGACAGAAGCAAGGCGAGATTCTCGACCAGCTCGAGACGAACGAGATGGAGATTGCCTCGCTGCAGGGTCTTGCCAGGGCTATGCTTCTCCGCGGCAGCGTTGCTGAGGTTCTTGACGAACTGGATGAGAACGAAGCCGTCGTTGCCGAAGTCCAGGCTGCGGCAAAGGCGTTCATCGTCAGGGCCAAGtttgaagaaaagaaaaagttcTTCAACGAGAACATGCAAAAGGTGGTAAAGATCCAGAGCTTGGTCCGCGCCAAGCTGCAGGGCGACGCCTACAAGAGTCTTACCGGCGGGAAGAATCCACCGGTCAATGCGGTCAAGAACTTTGTCCACCTGTTGAACGACAGCGACTTTGACTTCAACGAGGAGGTGGAGTTTGAAAGGCTGCGCAAGACGGTGGTGCAGCAGGTTCGTCAGAATGAGATGCTGGAGCAGTATATTGACCAGCTCGATATCAAGATTGCGCTGctggtcaagaacaagatcacgctggatgaggttgtcaagcATCAGCATAACTATGGCGGCCATACGGGGACGCTGCTGGCGAATAGCTCCATGTCGAGCGCCAACCAGTTTGATTTGAAGGCACTGAACAAGGggtcgaggaagaagctggagtCGTATCAGCAGCTTTTTTTTGCGCTGCAGACGCAGCCGCAGTATCTGGCTAGGCTGTTTAAGCggctgagggaggtggggacggcggagaaggagtgCAAGAGGATTGagttgctgatgatgagccTATTTGGGTATGcgcagaagaggagggaggagtatTATCTCCTCAAGCTTATTGGGAGGGcgattggggaggaggtggatgctTGCAATAGTTTGCAGGATTATCTCAGGGGGAACTTTTTCTGGTCGAAGCTACTGCAGAACTACACCAGATCGCCGCGGGATAGGAAGTACCTGCGGGATCTGCTTGGTCCTTTGATCCGCGACAATATCATCGAGGACCCGGAGCTGGATCTGGAGAGCGATCCTATGCAGATTTACCGGTCTGCCATCAACAACGAAGAGCTGAGGACTGGTCGGCCCAGCAGTCGCCCTTTGGACATTCCCCGAGAGCTTGCGATCAAGGATCCGGAGACCAAACAAGTCTTTATTGATCACCTGCGCGACTTGAGGGAGATTTGCGATCAGTTTTTGTTCGCGCTGGAGGATCTGCTGCCGAGGATGCCGTATGGGCTGCGGTTTGTCTGCAAGCAGATCTTCGAGGCGTTGAGGCAGAGGTTTCAGAGGGAGGACCCGGTCAGGTTGTTGAACGTGGTGATGAACTGGCTGTGGAAGTTCTATCTGCAACCTGCGCTGACGGCGCCGGAGAATGTCGGTGTGGTTGAGAAGCAGCTTAGCCCGCTCCAGAAGAGGAATCTGGGCGAGGTGGCCAAGGTGCTCAGCCAGATGGCTTCGGGGAGGCAGTTTGGTGGGGATAACGTCTATCTCCAGCCGTTGAATGCGTTCATTGCGGAGAGCATTGAGCGGTTGACGGGGTTGACGGAGGCATTGATTGCGGTGCCGGATGCGGAGAGGACGTTTGATATTGATGAGTACAACGATCTTTACGCGAAGAACAAGCCGACGTTGTACATCAAGATGGCGGATATCTTTGCGATTCACAACTTGATCGCGTCGGAGCTGATTCATCTCTGCCCGAACAGGGATGATATGCTTCGGGAGATCATGCAAGATCTGGGAAGCGCCAAGCACAACGAGAGCGAGATGACGGCTGCCGGGTCGACCGACATTCAAATGTTTCTGACGCCCAAGCTGCACGATGTGGCGGACCCTGACGCGGAAGTCAAGGCGCTGTTTATGGAGACCAAGAGGTGCATCTTGTACATCATTCGCGTTCAAACTGGCACCAACCTCATGGAGATCTTGGTGAAGCCCATCACGCAGGACGATGAGCACAAGTGGCAGATGCTGCTGAGGGATGACTTTTCCAACGGGAGCAACACCAAGGGCGCGTACTCGGATGCGAACATGGTTGATGTTACGCGCATGAGCTATTACGAGCTGAAGAGGATGGCGCTGGAGAACGTGATGAGGCTGGAGCAGATTGGGAGGATATCGAGGCATAATTACTATCAGGATATTCTGAATGCGATTGCCCTGGACATCAGGACgaagagcaggaggagggtgcagaggcagagggagctggagggggtgaggatgacgtTGAGCAACTTGCACGAGAAGGCGAGGTATTTGGAGCAGCAGAGGAAGTCATACGACGACTACATTGAGCAAGCCATGGCTACGCTGCAGAACAAGAAAGG GAAAAAacgcttcctcctccccttcacaaAACAGTACAACCATCAACGGGAGCTGGAGCGGTCCGGCCGGGTGCCCAAGTTTGGGTCGTACAAGTATTCCGCCCGCGCGCTCAACGacaagggggtgttggtctCGTGGGCGGGGATACcggagagggagtgggggCAGATCAACCTGACCATCTCGTGCGACGAGGTTGGCGTTTTTAGCCTGGAGGGGAGCAGGGGACACATCCAGATTCCTGGCGCGAGCGCGCTGGTGCCGATTGAGGACTTGCTGCAGGCGCAGTTTGAGGCGCATCAGTTTATGCAGCTGTTTGAAGGGGGTTGCTTGAAACTGAATGTGAACTTGCTGTTGCATTTGGTTTATAAGAAGTTTTATAGGACGCAGtaa